Part of the Xiphophorus couchianus chromosome 19, X_couchianus-1.0, whole genome shotgun sequence genome is shown below.
CTAATTCCAACAACATTGGCAAAATCATCGAAAATATAAATGGAGATAAGAATGGATTGACCCATAATGGAGAAAATGGGGAAAGCAGTCTTGTTGCTGAAGGCGGGAGGAACGTAGAAATGCTTGATAGTAACAGTGATTCAGAGTGTGAGCTGGGGGCTGTGGGTGGAGTCGATTGCGCCGTAGAAACGGACGGAGATGACGATGCTGCTAACTGGTCTGAAGAAAGGAACTTTGTGGAAttgcattttgagaaaaaagatgTCGTCATCAACCAACCAAATCAAAACGGTGACCTTGTCTGGCCTCGCATCCCTCAGGACTACATACCCCTCGTAGCACCAGAGCCGCCCACGCATCAGCTGGTCCCGCTCACACCGCCATTCCTGGTGTCGGATCAAGTGAGAAGGAGCTTCTGCAGGTATCGGTGTTGGAAGCAGAACTTAGAAGTGCTCAGCATGTTTACATATAACGTCCCCCAGGCCCTAATCAACCCTTACTTGTTTCGAGCAAAAATGGAGGACAAAGCGGTGGACACGTCTGACCTGGAGGTAGAGGAGGACCCGATGGGGCTCCACGGCATTGACCTCATCACTGCAGCGTTGCTGTTTTGCCTCGGGGATTCCCCGGGAGGCCGGGGGATCTCCGACAGCAGGTTTGTCGACGGCTACCACATTGACTTTGGCACTCAGACATTCTCCTTCCCTTCCGCCATCCTCGCCACGAACACCATGGTGGGCGACATCGCCTCGGCCTCGGCCTGCGACCACGCCAGTCCGCAGCTTTCCAACCCCAGCCCATTCCACACGCTGCGGCTGGAACTGGTGCTCGAATGCGTCGCGCGGTACCAAACTAAACAGCGCTCCATGTTCACGTTTGTGTGCGGGCAGCTTTTCCGACGCGACGAGTTTTCGTCTCACTTCAAGAACGTCCACGGGGACATCCACGCCGGACTCAACGGCTGGATGGAGCAGCGTTGCCCCTTGGCGTACTACGGCTGCACTTACTCCCAGAGGCGCTTCTGTCCGTCCGTGCAGGGCTTTCGGATCATCCACGACAGACACCTGGGTTCCTTTGGGGTGCAGCCCGGATTGCCTTTAAAAACCGGAGACGGCCACTCAAGAAAGCCCCACCACATCGACGCTCAGTACGATCAGTTTAGCAGTCTTCCTTTTGAGGTGTTGCAGCACATAGCGAGCTTTCTCGACAGTTTCAGTCTGTGCCAGCTGTCCAGAGTGTCTCGCACCATGAGGAACGTGTGCGCCAGTCTGCTTCAGATGCGTGGCATGGTCGTCCTGCTATGGGAGAAGAAGCGGCGCGACGACGGGTCTCCTTCGTGGCAAATAACGCACAAGGTTAGAACATTCAGGTGCTATGTTGTATGGTCATTCATTTGTCAAAATCCTTGTCACAATTAGAGCAAATGTGAGTTTTTCTCAGCATGGTTGAAGTCGCATGCTGTTCTCGTGTTCTGCCAGGTGTGGCGCTTCAGCACGGCCTTCGGCACGGTGAATGAATGGAAGTTCGCCGACATCGCCAGCATGGCTGACCACCTGAAGAAGTGCAAGTTCAACACGATCGCCCGCCGGGAGGAAGCCATCCCTCTGCCGTGCATGTGCTTCACCAGGGAGCTCACGAAAGAGGGAAGATGTTTACGATCGGTTCTCAAACCTGTAGCGTGAACACTGACAACATTTTTTTGacacctcttttttattttttttaactgaccaAGAAAACTTTGATCTACTTGTACTTTCTTCAGCGTTTACAGACATTTACTCTCTTCACGCTTCGAAACTGCAACTCCACTTGGAACAGTGTCAATTTCAGGTTAttctttgtttcactttaatttaCAGGAGACTATGTCAGCAAGGTGTTGTGGTTCAGCTGAGGTCTCATTGAAATTCTAACGACTTTCTCCATAGCAACTCAAATGGTTCCACTAAAACGTATATCGGCTCCGTTTTAAATAGAGATTAGATTTTTACTGAAATAGAACGTGGCGATAATCAATATCTATTATGATTTACCTAAATTTTCCCcactactttcttttttttttcatcatcagaAGGATCTTGATCAGGGAAAGACGAAGAATAGTGAAAGTTCACCTTAGCAAAATATACAAGATTATTCCTATTTTTGGATCAAAACAAATGCCTAcaacctatatatatatatacgtttTGCTAAACCATTCTAtataatgaatgtttttttttatttaatgacttAAAATCAAATACTACTTAACGTCTGACAGATTTAATCTTAGTGAGTTGTCTTCACTGCTTTTAGCTGGTTAAAACTCTTTTTCACAGCTTTATTAGAACATATTGAAACTGACCAAACACCTGAGCAGAAGTTGGATGTTTCACAGGATCCTTCTGCTTCCAGCTCACCATCGTTGGTGTGTCGACATTGCCGTgtgttttgtcttcatttctACTTTTCATTTCTGAGTAATTATCCGGCTTATTCAGGGTGAAACGAGAAACCCTATTCTCCAGTCTGTTTGGCCAAACGTTACCAGcagatttactttattttattttattttttttgtgggttcTTTGCTCCAAAAATCTAAATGGCGCAACGAGATGATTATGAATGTACTTGGTGAAAACATAAGTGACATAGAACCCTGCTGGCCAGGTTTTAGGAAGCATACCTGACTATTTTGAACATCACTACTTCTTTTCATCTTTCATTTTGATGTGTTGAATGTGTTTGCCATTACCTGCCAGGTGGGTAGAAATGGATGGCGTCTCAGGGTTTTAGGATGTTTTTGTCGTGATGTTGGTTGTGAGACAACGATCACAGCGCGCGGTTTCCAAACTGACAGTATGACGAGCCCAGTTTGTAGTGCAGCAATAGAGAAATCTAAGATTTTatgggtgtttttcttttttctgttgtttttttctcattgtggAGTTCATTTCATTAGCATAAACGCGTTTTGAAACACCgtgtgttttgtttctatttgaaagaaaatgcttgaatcttttttaataaaaggtaGCGGAAAATGTCAGCTACTTTAGGTTTTAGCTgccagttttcatttttgtttttctttcccccctctttatgtatatatattttttagaagttGCTGTAAactcaaaactttattttttatccacTTGTGCtatcatattttttcttttttttttttttaagaaacctGCCTCAGTTAGGTGTAGATGTGAATTATTGATTTGCACATGAATGCATGTACTGTAAACTCCTAAAGGTGACcggtttgtttttgcttgacATTTTACTGTCACTCTGCATGTGAGTTTGAAACATATATTGATCAGTTcagttgcaaatatttttaggtGTCTGGgttacttttttcattttcttttaacttgaACCACCAGGTGTTTAAGCTATACTTCATCACATGTGCCCAGTGTTCAAATTTAAACAGACGTATGTATACTAAGGGAactagagaaaaaaattaatctgctgattattattttctaaatagccactttttttgtgtctgCAGTGTGTTGacagtattttaaattttattttcactccagtgtttttttttttcttgcaccaAAGTATGTCCATTTGTTTGTAGGTAATAAAGTGATCTGCcagtttttatgcatttatttgtgtttatttatgtgcATACAGGTTAAACaccatttttaactgaaaactgCCATGTTTACAcagagcttttttaaaaattattttaaatttcctgGTCTAAAGTAAGATAGATCAATCAGTtcatatattgtttttctttgcattagCCAAATAAGCACTCAGTGTTTGCTGTTCacactaaaaaatgttttctagaaatGTATAGTAATAGTTTATTAATAGTTTAAAATATGACGcatttcttgttcttttttggTAGAAGGGTCTAAATTTTTTTGAATGGTTTCTATGTTAAGAGGTTAGTTTCTCAGAAACATTCATAATTTGTAACAGAACCACTAacttctgttattttatttgccaGAGACCAACCTATAGGAGCACATTTCAAGGACTATTTCATCTCGTAtattttatgtagtttatttttatcgtgggacttttctgtcagtcaaacttttGCGTTGCATACAGGTATTTTCAGACCTTCTGCAACttgaggctactgctaactaACTGCTAgcatacccttgctagctagctagcatcGTGAGTCTAGATAAAAGCGTTATTTTATTACCAGTTGCTGGGCGACTGTGTTTTTGCCACTGGTTTgcttctgttgccaacccacACGATGCTGTGCATTCTGTGCAAGAAAGCTTGGGACTACTATATAAACTATATAAAATATAGAAtgttattttgtacatttctgtcatgtACAAAAATGTCCATTACATTTTgttcataatggtcttaaaatgtatttgagt
Proteins encoded:
- the fbxo30a gene encoding F-box only protein 30a: MENLHPHCLKCINRRCMAKPEPGVSCNLVGCPLVCGAVFHSCKLDEHRLLCPYERLPCLNSGFGCPFTIKRIKMAQHLETCPASIVCCTMEWNRWPVSYADHKSYENLSKDFDEVEQLDMALALQDQRMLLESLKVTTNVSKNGEKGAGYGDEMVSVLGSETVEMEEEPYNNLYRASGEATRSLAAALDILTNSNNIGKIIENINGDKNGLTHNGENGESSLVAEGGRNVEMLDSNSDSECELGAVGGVDCAVETDGDDDAANWSEERNFVELHFEKKDVVINQPNQNGDLVWPRIPQDYIPLVAPEPPTHQLVPLTPPFLVSDQVRRSFCRYRCWKQNLEVLSMFTYNVPQALINPYLFRAKMEDKAVDTSDLEVEEDPMGLHGIDLITAALLFCLGDSPGGRGISDSRFVDGYHIDFGTQTFSFPSAILATNTMVGDIASASACDHASPQLSNPSPFHTLRLELVLECVARYQTKQRSMFTFVCGQLFRRDEFSSHFKNVHGDIHAGLNGWMEQRCPLAYYGCTYSQRRFCPSVQGFRIIHDRHLGSFGVQPGLPLKTGDGHSRKPHHIDAQYDQFSSLPFEVLQHIASFLDSFSLCQLSRVSRTMRNVCASLLQMRGMVVLLWEKKRRDDGSPSWQITHKVWRFSTAFGTVNEWKFADIASMADHLKKCKFNTIARREEAIPLPCMCFTRELTKEGRCLRSVLKPVA